A section of the Meles meles chromosome 8, mMelMel3.1 paternal haplotype, whole genome shotgun sequence genome encodes:
- the LOC123949260 gene encoding olfactory receptor 51F2-like: protein MPSFNQSIFHPAVFFLTGIPGFETYHAWLSIPFCCLYAIAISGNGMILFVILTESSLHEPMYYFLSMLSFTDLGLCLSTLVTVLCIFWFNAREISFDACIGQMFFIHGFTFMESSVLLAMAFDRFIAICNPLRYATILTSSRIIKVGFAIVIRGTTALVPLLLLLKRLSFCRSHVLHHSYCFHPDVMKLSCTDTKINSAFGLAIVISTAGMDSVLILLSYVLIIHSVLSIASSEERKKAFGTCVSHISAVAIFYIPMISLSLVHRFGKHASPLVHTLIANVYLLIPPVMNPIIYSVKTKQIRKAMLKIFSSKLI from the coding sequence ATGCCATCCTTCAATCAGAGCATTTTCCACCCTGCAGTATTCTTTCTTACTGGCATCCCTGGTTTTGAAACTTATCATGCCTGGCTCTCCATCCCTTTTTGTTGTCTCTATGCCATTGCCATCTCTGGCAATGGCATGATCTTGTTTGTCATCCTCACTGAGTCAAGCCTCCATGAACCCATGTACTATTTCCTCTCCATGCTATCCTTCACGGACCTAGGACTGTGCCTTTCCACACTGGTCACTGTGCTGTGTATTTTCTGGTTCAATGCTCGAGAAATCAGTTTTGATGCCTGCATTGGCCAAATGTTCTTTATCCATGGTTTCACATTCATGGAATCCTCAGTACTCCTGGCAATGGCCTTTGACCGCTTCATCGCCATCTGTAACCCACTGAGATATGCTACAATCTTAACCAGTTCAAGGATCATCAAAGTGGGCTTTGCCATTGTTATTAGAGGGACAACAGCTCTAGTGCCTTTACTCTTACTTCTAAAGCGTCTGTCCTTCTGCCGTAGCCATGTTCTGCACCATTCATATTGTTTCCATCCTGATGTGATGAAGCTTTCATGCACAGACACCAAGATCAACAGTGCATTTGGTTTGGCCATTGTCATCTCTACTGCTGGCATGGACTCTGTCTTGATCCTCCTCTCCTATGTTCTGATCATCCACTCTGTGCTCAGTATTGCCTCCTCAGAGGAGCGGAAAAAGGCCTTTGGTACTTGTGTTTCACACATAAGTGCTGTTGCCATCTTCTACATCCCCATGATCAGCTTGTCTCTGGTTCACAGATTTGGGAAGCATGCCTCTCCCCTTGTGCATACTCTCATTGCCAATGTTTATCTGCTCATCCCTCCTGTGATGAATCCCATAATCTACAGTGTGAAGACCAAGCAAATTCGCAAAGCCATGCTCAAAATATTCTCCTCGAAGCTCATTTAG